From the Desulfosarcina sp. BuS5 genome, one window contains:
- the rplX gene encoding 50S ribosomal protein L24: MTANKIHLKKDDKVKIITGKDRDKIGKIVRVIRKDSRVIVENINIIKKHSKPSATNRQGGIVEQEAPLHWSNVMLVCNKCLNAVRIKRKLIEDGKKVRVCSKCNEMIDV, translated from the coding sequence ATGACAGCTAATAAAATTCATTTAAAAAAAGATGATAAAGTTAAGATAATTACCGGTAAGGATAGAGATAAAATCGGAAAAATTGTAAGGGTTATCAGAAAAGACAGCCGGGTTATTGTAGAGAACATTAACATAATAAAAAAACATTCCAAGCCAAGTGCAACTAACAGGCAGGGTGGCATAGTAGAACAGGAGGCTCCGCTTCATTGGTCAAATGTAATGTTGGTTTGTAATAAATGCCTTAATGCAGTGCGTATTAAGCGGAAGCTTATTGAAGACGGAAAAAAAGTTCGTGTATGTAGCAAATGTAATGAAATGATTGATGTATAA
- the rplP gene encoding 50S ribosomal protein L16, which translates to MLSPKKMKFRKHQRGRMKGVALRGCNLNFGDYGLQVIECGAISARQIEAARIAMTRHVKRGGRTWIRIFPDKPYTKKPAEVRMGKGKGAPEGWQAIVKPGRILYEMDGVPIELAKEALRLASHKLSVKTRFVARSLF; encoded by the coding sequence ATGCTGAGTCCCAAGAAGATGAAATTCCGCAAGCACCAGAGAGGTAGAATGAAGGGTGTTGCACTAAGGGGTTGTAATTTAAATTTTGGTGACTATGGATTGCAGGTAATTGAGTGCGGAGCAATATCTGCGAGGCAGATAGAAGCAGCCCGTATAGCAATGACCAGGCATGTGAAGAGAGGTGGCAGAACCTGGATAAGAATTTTTCCTGATAAACCATATACAAAAAAACCGGCTGAAGTTAGAATGGGTAAAGGGAAGGGCGCTCCCGAAGGATGGCAAGCCATCGTTAAACCCGGAAGAATTCTTTATGAAATGGATGGTGTTCCTATAGAGCTTGCCAAGGAGGCTTTGCGCCTTGCGTCACACAAGCTTTCAGTGAAAACCAGGTTTGTTGCAAGGAGTTTATTTTAA
- the rpsC gene encoding 30S ribosomal protein S3: MGQKVNPISLRLGVVKTWESKWYAGKKYSDYILEDFNIRKFLKKKNYHAGVSKIEIERSNKRVRLKIFTSRPGIIIGKKGSEIAELKKTLEKMISQEVFIDVQEVRKPEVDAQLVAESIALQIERRVAFRRAMKRGIQSAIRFGAEGVKVICSGRLGGAEMARTECYKEGRVPLHTLRADIDYGFTESHTTYGVIGVKVFIFKGEILKKNK, translated from the coding sequence TTGGGCCAGAAAGTTAATCCTATAAGTTTGAGGCTGGGTGTAGTTAAGACTTGGGAGTCGAAATGGTATGCCGGTAAGAAATATTCTGATTATATTTTAGAAGATTTTAATATCAGGAAGTTTCTTAAGAAAAAAAATTATCACGCAGGTGTTTCTAAAATTGAAATTGAGAGATCGAATAAGCGTGTCAGACTAAAAATTTTTACTTCTAGACCTGGTATTATAATAGGAAAAAAAGGTTCTGAAATAGCTGAGTTAAAAAAAACGCTTGAAAAAATGATTTCTCAAGAAGTTTTTATTGATGTTCAGGAGGTACGAAAACCTGAGGTTGATGCTCAGCTTGTTGCAGAAAGTATTGCTCTTCAGATAGAACGGAGGGTAGCTTTTCGGCGTGCCATGAAACGTGGTATTCAGTCTGCCATTCGATTTGGTGCTGAAGGTGTTAAGGTTATATGCTCAGGTCGCTTGGGAGGTGCAGAGATGGCTCGGACGGAATGTTACAAAGAAGGAAGGGTCCCCCTGCATACCTTACGTGCGGATATTGATTACGGTTTTACGGAATCGCATACCACATATGGTGTAATTGGTGTTAAAGTTTTTATTTTTAAGGGTGAGATTTTAAAGAAAAATAAATAA
- the rplV gene encoding 50S ribosomal protein L22, whose protein sequence is MEFRAVAKYVRISPRKVRMIVGTIKSKPVEAGLDILKFMPQKAAAIVEKTIRSAVANADQHSGVDIDALVIRNISADQGPTLKRFRARARGRGTRILKRTAHITVILCDDLA, encoded by the coding sequence ATGGAGTTTAGAGCAGTTGCAAAGTACGTGCGCATTTCTCCAAGAAAAGTTCGTATGATAGTGGGGACCATTAAGAGTAAGCCTGTTGAAGCCGGTCTGGATATTTTAAAATTTATGCCTCAAAAAGCGGCGGCCATAGTTGAAAAAACAATACGCAGTGCCGTTGCAAATGCTGACCAACATTCAGGGGTAGATATAGACGCATTGGTTATTCGAAATATTTCTGCTGATCAGGGACCAACATTAAAACGATTCAGAGCCAGGGCGCGCGGTAGGGGAACAAGAATTTTAAAACGTACCGCTCATATTACTGTTATATTATGTGATGATTTGGCATAA
- the rpsS gene encoding 30S ribosomal protein S19 has translation MPRSLKKGPYVDPKLLKKITTAQETRSNSVVKTWSRRSTIIPEMVGFTMAVHNGKKFVPVFVSEDMVGHKLGEFSPTRVFYGHAGDKKSRLRK, from the coding sequence ATGCCGCGATCATTAAAAAAAGGTCCGTATGTTGATCCAAAGTTATTAAAAAAAATAACAACTGCCCAGGAGACTAGAAGTAATAGCGTTGTAAAGACATGGTCAAGAAGGTCAACCATTATACCTGAGATGGTAGGATTTACGATGGCAGTTCATAACGGAAAAAAATTTGTTCCGGTCTTTGTTTCAGAAGATATGGTGGGTCATAAACTTGGTGAATTTTCTCCGACACGTGTTTTTTATGGACATGCCGGGGATAAAAAATCGAGATTAAGGAAATAA
- the rpsQ gene encoding 30S ribosomal protein S17, with amino-acid sequence MKKIGIKRQAVGTVVSDKMDKTVVVNVERLVKHKLYHKYIKRRSKFVAHDKDNECCFGDKVLIMESKPISKTKKWVVNKILDRAV; translated from the coding sequence ATGAAAAAAATCGGAATAAAGAGACAGGCTGTTGGAACTGTTGTTAGTGACAAGATGGACAAAACAGTTGTTGTAAATGTTGAGAGACTTGTTAAACATAAACTTTATCATAAATATATAAAAAGGCGTTCAAAATTTGTTGCTCATGACAAAGATAATGAGTGCTGTTTTGGTGATAAGGTACTAATCATGGAATCAAAACCTATCAGCAAAACCAAGAAATGGGTTGTAAACAAGATACTTGACAGGGCTGTTTAA
- the rplB gene encoding 50S ribosomal protein L2 has translation MAVKRVKPTSAGRRAQTYSTFEEITTTTPEKSLLKIIKKTGGRNVNGRITSRHRGGGHKRRYRIIDFKRNKVGIPATVATIEYDPNRSARIALLYYADGEKRYILAPLNLSVGDSVISSIEADIKPGNTLPLKNIPLGTHIHNIELTMGKGGQIVRSAGTYAQLMAKEDRYAQVKLPSGEVRMVLLNCNATIGQLGNVIHENISLGKAGRKRWLGRRPKVRGVAMNPVDHPMGGGEGRSSGGRHPCTPWGMPTKGYKTRNKRKNNRFVVKKRTKK, from the coding sequence ATGGCTGTTAAAAGAGTAAAACCAACATCTGCCGGTCGCAGGGCTCAGACTTATTCTACTTTTGAAGAGATTACAACAACCACCCCTGAAAAAAGTCTGTTGAAAATTATTAAAAAAACCGGTGGACGTAATGTAAATGGAAGGATTACGAGCAGGCATCGAGGCGGTGGTCATAAAAGGCGTTACAGGATAATTGATTTTAAGAGGAACAAAGTCGGTATTCCCGCAACAGTTGCTACAATTGAATATGATCCGAACAGGTCTGCGAGAATAGCATTATTGTATTATGCTGATGGCGAAAAACGTTATATACTCGCTCCGCTCAACCTTTCTGTTGGAGATTCGGTTATCTCATCCATAGAAGCCGATATTAAACCTGGAAATACTCTACCCTTAAAAAACATACCTTTAGGGACACATATTCATAATATTGAATTGACGATGGGCAAAGGTGGACAGATTGTCAGGAGTGCCGGTACATATGCTCAGCTCATGGCGAAAGAAGATAGATATGCTCAAGTGAAATTGCCTTCAGGTGAAGTTCGGATGGTTTTATTAAACTGCAATGCAACAATCGGTCAGCTGGGAAATGTAATACATGAGAATATTTCCTTGGGAAAGGCAGGCAGGAAGCGTTGGCTTGGGAGACGACCTAAAGTGCGTGGAGTTGCGATGAATCCGGTTGATCATCCAATGGGAGGCGGTGAAGGCCGTTCTTCAGGCGGGCGTCATCCTTGTACTCCATGGGGAATGCCTACCAAAGGGTATAAGACAAGGAACAAGAGGAAGAACAACAGGTTTGTTGTTAAAAAAAGAACTAAAAAATAG
- the rplN gene encoding 50S ribosomal protein L14 — protein MIQAETRLTVADNSGAKVVYCIKVLGGSRRRYASVGDIIVVSIKEAMPNAKAKKGDVLKAVVVRTKKEIRRPDGSYIRFDDNSAVLITANQEPLGTRIFGPVARELRAKKFMKIISLAPEVL, from the coding sequence ATGATACAGGCAGAAACAAGATTGACTGTAGCTGACAATTCAGGAGCTAAAGTTGTTTATTGTATAAAAGTCTTAGGCGGGTCAAGAAGAAGGTATGCTAGTGTCGGCGATATAATCGTTGTATCAATAAAGGAAGCAATGCCAAATGCCAAAGCAAAAAAAGGTGACGTTCTTAAAGCGGTAGTAGTACGTACCAAGAAAGAGATTAGAAGGCCTGACGGATCATATATAAGGTTTGATGATAATTCCGCAGTCTTAATAACCGCAAATCAAGAACCTTTAGGAACACGTATTTTCGGTCCTGTTGCAAGAGAGCTTAGGGCAAAAAAATTTATGAAAATTATCTCTCTTGCTCCTGAGGTTTTATAA
- the rpmC gene encoding 50S ribosomal protein L29, protein MKTGEIRELSLDEMNNKLVNYEEELFNLRFQHQTDQLDNTQLMKKTKRNIARVKTLIREMIDNKDME, encoded by the coding sequence ATGAAGACGGGTGAGATTAGAGAGTTAAGCCTTGATGAGATGAATAACAAGCTCGTTAATTATGAAGAAGAATTGTTTAATCTTCGTTTTCAGCATCAAACCGACCAGCTTGATAACACTCAATTAATGAAAAAGACCAAACGGAATATTGCCAGGGTTAAGACTCTAATAAGAGAAATGATCGACAACAAAGATATGGAATAG
- the rplW gene encoding 50S ribosomal protein L23 — MIKYRIIKRPLVTEKTVLLKEEANQFAFEVDRAANRIEIRNAVEKIFKVKVASVKTIQVKGKTKQKGRIIGKRKDWKKAIVRLLPGERIEFFEGA, encoded by the coding sequence ATGATTAAATATAGAATAATCAAGCGGCCTCTTGTTACTGAAAAAACAGTGCTTTTGAAAGAAGAAGCAAACCAGTTTGCCTTTGAAGTAGATCGAGCAGCCAACCGTATTGAGATCAGAAATGCTGTGGAAAAGATATTCAAGGTTAAAGTTGCTTCTGTTAAGACTATTCAGGTAAAAGGCAAAACCAAACAAAAAGGCAGAATAATAGGTAAGCGTAAGGATTGGAAAAAGGCTATTGTTCGATTATTACCTGGTGAACGGATTGAATTTTTTGAAGGAGCTTAG
- the rplD gene encoding 50S ribosomal protein L4, translated as MAVVDVLNTKAEKVSEIELADYIFDVPAKSNVLHEVVRMQLACRRSGTASVKHRSDVKGSGRKLFRQKGTGRARRGDIKSPLLRGGGSVFGPDPRSYAYSVPKKVKKLALKMALSSKYRTNELVVLDNFDLDKIQTKKFIGIINQLNIKKALIVIDEKNEKLELSSRNVPNIKVMRYEGLNVYDILKYNHLVLLEPSIKSIEGRFVV; from the coding sequence ATGGCTGTTGTGGATGTTTTAAATACAAAAGCGGAAAAGGTTTCAGAAATAGAACTGGCAGATTATATATTCGACGTACCTGCCAAATCGAATGTTCTGCATGAAGTAGTCAGGATGCAGTTGGCTTGCAGGCGCTCAGGAACTGCTTCAGTTAAACATCGTAGTGATGTAAAGGGAAGTGGAAGAAAATTATTCAGGCAAAAGGGCACTGGAAGGGCACGGAGAGGTGATATCAAATCTCCTCTATTGCGTGGAGGAGGTTCTGTTTTTGGCCCTGATCCCAGGTCGTACGCCTACTCGGTTCCTAAAAAGGTAAAAAAACTAGCCCTTAAGATGGCGCTGAGCAGCAAATACAGGACGAATGAACTGGTTGTGCTGGATAATTTTGATTTAGATAAGATCCAGACAAAAAAATTTATAGGTATCATCAATCAATTGAATATAAAGAAAGCTTTGATTGTAATAGATGAAAAAAATGAAAAGCTTGAGCTTTCCTCAAGAAATGTTCCTAACATAAAAGTTATGAGATATGAGGGGCTTAATGTTTACGATATTCTTAAGTACAATCATTTGGTGTTGTTGGAGCCATCCATTAAGAGCATCGAAGGGAGGTTTGTGGTATGA